A genomic window from Diospyros lotus cultivar Yz01 chromosome 2, ASM1463336v1, whole genome shotgun sequence includes:
- the LOC127796006 gene encoding VQ motif-containing protein 22-like, which translates to MSFSGMPTSGDWIHQYYYQEPFAAAAHPYHDSTVVTTSASAAVPVAAAEDTLSPNSSSGATAQLNPRSCISKPARKRSRASKKTPITLLSADAANFRALVQQFTGSPRTALSFGGQRGPFNINFAAADGGGAGPVAGAQFPPPRPAPEMYPEQHEYDKFEYENIVNNPSDLHVFPPVCSNPAPNVQNLDNIFVENVSLYELLGDAFS; encoded by the coding sequence ATGAGCTTCTCCGGCATGCCGACCTCCGGTGACTGGATCCACCAATACTACTACCAAGAACCCTTCGCCGCCGCCGCCCACCCCTACCATGACTCCACCGTAGTCACCACCTCCGCCAGCGCCGCCGTACCCGTTGCGGCGGCGGAGGATACACTTAGCCCCAACAGCTCCAGCGGCGCGACAGCTCAGCTGAACCCTAGAAGCTGCATATCGAAGCCGGCGAGGAAGCGGTCCAGGGCGTCGAAGAAAACGCCGATCACTCTCCTCAGCGCCGACGCGGCCAATTTCAGAGCCTTGGTCCAGCAGTTCACCGGCAGCCCCCGCACCGCCCTATCATTCGGTGGCCAGAGAGGCCCTTTCAACATCAATTTTGCGGCGGCTGACGGCGGTGGAGCCGGGCCGGTCGCCGGGGCACAGTTTCCGCCGCCGAGACCGGCGCCGGAGATGTACCCAGAACAGCATGAGTACGATAAGTTTGAGTATGAGAATATTGTTAATAACCCTAGTGATCTCCATGTTTTTCCTCCGGTGTGTAGTAATCCAGCGCCGAACGTCCAGAATCTGGACAACATTTTCGTGGAAAATGTTTCGTTGTATGAACTGCTTGGGGATGCTTTTAGTTAG